From a region of the Heptranchias perlo isolate sHepPer1 unplaced genomic scaffold, sHepPer1.hap1 HAP1_SCAFFOLD_59, whole genome shotgun sequence genome:
- the LOC137316369 gene encoding NACHT, LRR and PYD domains-containing protein 3-like isoform X2, which translates to MPQSMVHWRDYADAATTDERTPRNNRQTGGFPPSRGTLQQSWIFIHRPSDVQQKHKETLRVQTETLRVNTILIKEKVKIFQLVNLYTELTVISTVRDRTLVEHELLARGRDHEEWRKKHLRRELEKIRTDQLFQSSFSQRKSKSGSSAAVSGVAGIGKTTMVQKIVYDWATGKIYPHFQFVFSFKFRELNALNCRINLWNLMLIFYPYLRNILGELWKNPKGLLFIFDGLDEFKDSIDFDNNRINTEADYMCTDPEDRCEVSDIVYSLIQHKLLPGCSVLVTSRPTALHLLEKAEISVWAEILGFVGEERKDYFNKFFEDQAVAAAVFKHVEENEILYTMCYNPSYCWILGLSLGPFFTQRDRKQQRVPKNITQLYSYYIYNILKNHGREIESPRDVLLKVGEMAFTGVSEKKIVFRNGDLIKYNLQPSQFLSGFMMELLERDDSAQSVVYTFPHLTIQEFVAALAQFLTPDPGHIRKLLSEAHSKKNGRFEIFLRFVVGLSSSRSARPLEEFLGPFLHQTICGVIDWVKEKVVGEIGNLWNETGKRDLLNTFHYLFESQNTTLARATVGSVERLTFNELRLTPIDCAVLSHVIGLCDTIKHLNLRSCSIQCEGLQRLGPVLHKCQVLRLVRNKLGDSGVKLLSAALRNPDCKIQELDLCDNDLTASCIEDLVSALSTNRSLTDLNLGRNHLGDSGVKLLSAALRNPDCKIQELQLRDNDLTDSCTEDLSSALSANRSLMGLDLSNNKLGDSGVKLLSAALRNPDCKIQKLELCANDLTDSCTDDLSSALSTNRSLTVLNLSYNKLGDSGVKLLSEALRNPDCKIQKLDLTDVGFTDSCTDLVSALHENQSLTDLSLGSNSFTDRSVPTLRSLILTRRSLERIGLGGNQFSSNGKNQLKSLQGTRPGLSVGV; encoded by the exons atgttcaacagaaacacaaggaaacactccgggtccaaactgaaacactgagagtgaacacgatcctaataaaggagaaggttaagattttccagctggtcaatctatacactgagctaacggtcatttctactgttcgagatcggacactagtagaacatgaactgctggcaagaggacgagaccatgaagagtggagaaagaaacatctccgcagagaactggaaaaaatccgaactgatcaattgttccagagcagtttttcccagagaaaatccaaatctgggagttcagcagcagtgagcggagtcgcggggattggaaaaacaacaatggtacaaaagattgtttatgactgggccactgggaaaatatacccacactttcaatttgttttcagttttaaattccgtgAGTTAAATGCTCTGAACTGTCGTATAAACTTGTGGAACTTGATGCTAATTTTCTATCCTTACTTgaggaatattctgggagagctctggaagaacccaaagggattactgtttatattcgatggtttagatgaattcaaggacagtatcgattttgatAACAATCGGATAAATACAGAGGCTGattacatgtgcacagatcctgaagaccggtgtgaagtgtctgacattgtgtacagtttaatacagcacaagctgctcccaggatgttcagtgctcgtgaccagccgccccactgcattacatttattggaaaaggctgagatcagtgtctgggctgaaatcctgggatttgttggtgaagaacggaaggactatttcaacaagttttttgaagatcaggcggtggcagcagctgttttcaaacatgtggaggagaacgagatcctgtacaccatgtgttacaacccttcctactgctggatcctcggtctgtcactgggtcccttcttcacacaaagagacaggaaacagcagcgagttcccaagaacatcacccaactatattcctactatatttataacattctgaaaaaccacggacgagagattgaatccccccgtgatgtgttactgaaggtcggtgagatggccttcacaggagtctccgagaagaagattgtgtttagaaatggagatttgatcaagtacaatctgcaaccttcccagttcctgtctgggttcatgatggaacttttggagagagatgattctgcccagagtgtggtttacacattcccgcacctcaccatccaagagtttgtagccgcactcgcacaattcctgactccagatccagggcacatccggaaactcctcagtgaagcccacagcaagaaAAATGgacgatttgagatatttctccgttttgttgttggtctctcctcctcacggtcagctcggcccctggaggagtttctgggtccatttcttcatcaaacaatctgtggagtgattgactgggtgaaggagaaggttgttggagagattggaaacttatggaatgaaactgggaaacgagacctcctgaacacattccactacctgtttgagtctcagaatacaACACTGGCTCGGgccacagtgggatctgtggaaagacttacatttaatgaattgcgactgaccccgattgactgtgccgttctgtctcatgtcattggactgtgtgatacaataaaacacctcAATCTCCGCAGCTGctccattcagtgtgaaggactccagcggctgggacccgtactgcacaaatgccaggtgttgag actggtgagaaataaactgggagattcaggagtgaaactactgtctgcggctctgaggaacccggactgcaaaatacaggaactgga TTTATGTGATAACGATCTCACAGCTTCTTGTatcgaggatctcgtctccgctctcagtacaaaccggtcactgacggatctgaacctgggGAGAAATcatctgggagattcaggagtgaaactactgtctgcggctctgaggaacccggactgtaaaatacaggaactgca gttaagggataacgatctcacagattcttgtaccgaggatctctcctccgctctcagtgcaAACCGGTCACTGATGGGTCTGGACCtgagtaataataaactgggagattcaggagtgaaactactgtctgcggctctgaggaacccggactgtaaaatacagaaactgga gttatgcgcgaacgatctcacagattcttgtaccgatgatctctcctccgctctcagtacaaaccggtcactgacggttctgaacctgagttataataaactgggagattcaggagtgaaactactgtctgaggCTCTGCGGaatccggactgtaaaatacagaaactgga tctgactgatgtcggtttcacagattcttgtaccgatctcgtctccgctctccaTGAAAACCAGTCACTGACGGATCTGTctctgggatcaaactccttcacagaccgatctgtccccactctccgctccctcatactgacccgcaggagtctggagcggatcgg gctgggggggaatcagttcagttcaaacggaaagaATCAGCTGAAGTCACTGCAGGGAACGAGAcccggactgagtgtgggagtgtga
- the LOC137316369 gene encoding NACHT, LRR and PYD domains-containing protein 3-like isoform X3 has protein sequence MVEGEEEEERDGRTESPPSALAADPAEEHQNLGTSVTTMAEGSNRGEDPTSSKRMRMGSDPNTAITEFLTKCDDYLLFQLTKFYRDRLEQAIEEGVDGVSSLLTYEGHFSGQEHRKVVDIVEKGNRADSSKLLLNLVMEKGSRARRVMWESFVKMHHAVPKLDKILKEMQELGPDPFDYMNIGRGLSEIPSHLKDVQQKHKETLRVQTETLRVNTILIKEKVKIFQLVNLYTELTVISTVRDRTLVEHELLARGRDHEEWRKKHLRRELEKIRTDQLFQSSFSQRKSKSGSSAAVSGVAGIGKTTMVQKIVYDWATGKIYPHFQFVFSFKFRELNALNCRINLWNLMLIFYPYLRNILGELWKNPKGLLFIFDGLDEFKDSIDFDNNRINTEADYMCTDPEDRCEVSDIVYSLIQHKLLPGCSVLVTSRPTALHLLEKAEISVWAEILGFVGEERKDYFNKFFEDQAVAAAVFKHVEENEILYTMCYNPSYCWILGLSLGPFFTQRDRKQQRVPKNITQLYSYYIYNILKNHGREIESPRDVLLKVGEMAFTGVSEKKIVFRNGDLIKYNLQPSQFLSGFMMELLERDDSAQSVVYTFPHLTIQEFVAALAQFLTPDPGHIRKLLSEAHSKKNGRFEIFLRFVVGLSSSRSARPLEEFLGPFLHQTICGVIDWVKEKVVGEIGNLWNETGKRDLLNTFHYLFESQNTTLARATVGSVERLTFNELRLTPIDCAVLSHVIGLCDTIKHLNLRSCSIQCEGLQRLGPVLHKCQVLRLVRNKLGDSGVKLLSAALRNPDCKIQELDLCDNDLTASCIEDLVSALSTNRSLTDLNLGRNHLGDSGVKLLSAALRNPDCKIQELQLRDNDLTDSCTEDLSSALSANRSLMGLDLSNNKLGDSGVKLLSAALRNPDCKIQKLELCANDLTDSCTDDLSSALSTNRSLTVLNLSYNKLGDSGVKLLSEALRNPDCKIQKLELCANDLTDSCTEDLVSALSTNRSLTVLNLSQNKLGDSGVKLLSAALRNPDCKIQELDLTDVGFTDSCTDLVSALHENQSLTDLSLGSNSFTDRSVPTLRSLILTRRSLERIGLGGNQFSSNGKNQLKSLQGTRPGLSVGV, from the exons atccgaacactgcaatcactgagttcctgacaaagtgcgacgattacctgctgttccagttgacgaaattctaccgagacagactggaacaggcgattgaagaaggggtggacggagtcagctcgttgttaacatacgaggggcatttcagtggacaggaacatcgg AAAGTCGTTGATatcgtggagaagggaaacagggcggacagttccaaacttctcctaaatctggtgatggagaaaggctctcgggcccgaagggtgatgtgggaatcctttgtgaaaatgcaccatgcggtaccaaagttggacaaaatactgaaagagatgcaggaacttg gtcctgatccatttgattatatgaacatcggacgaggtttatctgaaatacccagtcacctgaaag atgttcaacagaaacacaaggaaacactccgggtccaaactgaaacactgagagtgaacacgatcctaataaaggagaaggttaagattttccagctggtcaatctatacactgagctaacggtcatttctactgttcgagatcggacactagtagaacatgaactgctggcaagaggacgagaccatgaagagtggagaaagaaacatctccgcagagaactggaaaaaatccgaactgatcaattgttccagagcagtttttcccagagaaaatccaaatctgggagttcagcagcagtgagcggagtcgcggggattggaaaaacaacaatggtacaaaagattgtttatgactgggccactgggaaaatatacccacactttcaatttgttttcagttttaaattccgtgAGTTAAATGCTCTGAACTGTCGTATAAACTTGTGGAACTTGATGCTAATTTTCTATCCTTACTTgaggaatattctgggagagctctggaagaacccaaagggattactgtttatattcgatggtttagatgaattcaaggacagtatcgattttgatAACAATCGGATAAATACAGAGGCTGattacatgtgcacagatcctgaagaccggtgtgaagtgtctgacattgtgtacagtttaatacagcacaagctgctcccaggatgttcagtgctcgtgaccagccgccccactgcattacatttattggaaaaggctgagatcagtgtctgggctgaaatcctgggatttgttggtgaagaacggaaggactatttcaacaagttttttgaagatcaggcggtggcagcagctgttttcaaacatgtggaggagaacgagatcctgtacaccatgtgttacaacccttcctactgctggatcctcggtctgtcactgggtcccttcttcacacaaagagacaggaaacagcagcgagttcccaagaacatcacccaactatattcctactatatttataacattctgaaaaaccacggacgagagattgaatccccccgtgatgtgttactgaaggtcggtgagatggccttcacaggagtctccgagaagaagattgtgtttagaaatggagatttgatcaagtacaatctgcaaccttcccagttcctgtctgggttcatgatggaacttttggagagagatgattctgcccagagtgtggtttacacattcccgcacctcaccatccaagagtttgtagccgcactcgcacaattcctgactccagatccagggcacatccggaaactcctcagtgaagcccacagcaagaaAAATGgacgatttgagatatttctccgttttgttgttggtctctcctcctcacggtcagctcggcccctggaggagtttctgggtccatttcttcatcaaacaatctgtggagtgattgactgggtgaaggagaaggttgttggagagattggaaacttatggaatgaaactgggaaacgagacctcctgaacacattccactacctgtttgagtctcagaatacaACACTGGCTCGGgccacagtgggatctgtggaaagacttacatttaatgaattgcgactgaccccgattgactgtgccgttctgtctcatgtcattggactgtgtgatacaataaaacacctcAATCTCCGCAGCTGctccattcagtgtgaaggactccagcggctgggacccgtactgcacaaatgccaggtgttgag actggtgagaaataaactgggagattcaggagtgaaactactgtctgcggctctgaggaacccggactgcaaaatacaggaactgga TTTATGTGATAACGATCTCACAGCTTCTTGTatcgaggatctcgtctccgctctcagtacaaaccggtcactgacggatctgaacctgggGAGAAATcatctgggagattcaggagtgaaactactgtctgcggctctgaggaacccggactgtaaaatacaggaactgca gttaagggataacgatctcacagattcttgtaccgaggatctctcctccgctctcagtgcaAACCGGTCACTGATGGGTCTGGACCtgagtaataataaactgggagattcaggagtgaaactactgtctgcggctctgaggaacccggactgtaaaatacagaaactgga gttatgcgcgaacgatctcacagattcttgtaccgatgatctctcctccgctctcagtacaaaccggtcactgacggttctgaacctgagttataataaactgggagattcaggagtgaaactactgtctgaggCTCTGCGGaatccggactgtaaaatacagaaactgga gttatgcgctaacgatctcacagattcttgtaccgaggatctcgtctccgctctcagtacaaaccggtcactgacggttctgaacctgagtcaaaataaactgggagattcaggagtgaaactactgtctgcggctctgaggaacccggactgtaaaatacaggaactgga tctgactgatgtcggtttcacagattcttgtaccgatctcgtctccgctctccaTGAAAACCAGTCACTGACGGATCTGTctctgggatcaaactccttcacagaccgatctgtccccactctccgctccctcatactgacccgcaggagtctggagcggatcgg gctgggggggaatcagttcagttcaaacggaaagaATCAGCTGAAGTCACTGCAGGGAACGAGAcccggactgagtgtgggagtgtga
- the LOC137316369 gene encoding NACHT, LRR and PYD domains-containing protein 3-like isoform X1: protein MPQSMVHWRDYADAATTDERTPRNNRQTGGFPPSRGTLQQSWIFIHRPSDVQQKHKETLRVQTETLRVNTILIKEKVKIFQLVNLYTELTVISTVRDRTLVEHELLARGRDHEEWRKKHLRRELEKIRTDQLFQSSFSQRKSKSGSSAAVSGVAGIGKTTMVQKIVYDWATGKIYPHFQFVFSFKFRELNALNCRINLWNLMLIFYPYLRNILGELWKNPKGLLFIFDGLDEFKDSIDFDNNRINTEADYMCTDPEDRCEVSDIVYSLIQHKLLPGCSVLVTSRPTALHLLEKAEISVWAEILGFVGEERKDYFNKFFEDQAVAAAVFKHVEENEILYTMCYNPSYCWILGLSLGPFFTQRDRKQQRVPKNITQLYSYYIYNILKNHGREIESPRDVLLKVGEMAFTGVSEKKIVFRNGDLIKYNLQPSQFLSGFMMELLERDDSAQSVVYTFPHLTIQEFVAALAQFLTPDPGHIRKLLSEAHSKKNGRFEIFLRFVVGLSSSRSARPLEEFLGPFLHQTICGVIDWVKEKVVGEIGNLWNETGKRDLLNTFHYLFESQNTTLARATVGSVERLTFNELRLTPIDCAVLSHVIGLCDTIKHLNLRSCSIQCEGLQRLGPVLHKCQVLRLVRNKLGDSGVKLLSAALRNPDCKIQELDLCDNDLTASCIEDLVSALSTNRSLTDLNLGRNHLGDSGVKLLSAALRNPDCKIQELQLRDNDLTDSCTEDLSSALSANRSLMGLDLSNNKLGDSGVKLLSAALRNPDCKIQKLELCANDLTDSCTDDLSSALSTNRSLTVLNLSYNKLGDSGVKLLSEALRNPDCKIQKLELCANDLTDSCTEDLVSALSTNRSLTVLNLSQNKLGDSGVKLLSAALRNPDCKIQELDLTDVGFTDSCTDLVSALHENQSLTDLSLGSNSFTDRSVPTLRSLILTRRSLERIGLGGNQFSSNGKNQLKSLQGTRPGLSVGV from the exons atgttcaacagaaacacaaggaaacactccgggtccaaactgaaacactgagagtgaacacgatcctaataaaggagaaggttaagattttccagctggtcaatctatacactgagctaacggtcatttctactgttcgagatcggacactagtagaacatgaactgctggcaagaggacgagaccatgaagagtggagaaagaaacatctccgcagagaactggaaaaaatccgaactgatcaattgttccagagcagtttttcccagagaaaatccaaatctgggagttcagcagcagtgagcggagtcgcggggattggaaaaacaacaatggtacaaaagattgtttatgactgggccactgggaaaatatacccacactttcaatttgttttcagttttaaattccgtgAGTTAAATGCTCTGAACTGTCGTATAAACTTGTGGAACTTGATGCTAATTTTCTATCCTTACTTgaggaatattctgggagagctctggaagaacccaaagggattactgtttatattcgatggtttagatgaattcaaggacagtatcgattttgatAACAATCGGATAAATACAGAGGCTGattacatgtgcacagatcctgaagaccggtgtgaagtgtctgacattgtgtacagtttaatacagcacaagctgctcccaggatgttcagtgctcgtgaccagccgccccactgcattacatttattggaaaaggctgagatcagtgtctgggctgaaatcctgggatttgttggtgaagaacggaaggactatttcaacaagttttttgaagatcaggcggtggcagcagctgttttcaaacatgtggaggagaacgagatcctgtacaccatgtgttacaacccttcctactgctggatcctcggtctgtcactgggtcccttcttcacacaaagagacaggaaacagcagcgagttcccaagaacatcacccaactatattcctactatatttataacattctgaaaaaccacggacgagagattgaatccccccgtgatgtgttactgaaggtcggtgagatggccttcacaggagtctccgagaagaagattgtgtttagaaatggagatttgatcaagtacaatctgcaaccttcccagttcctgtctgggttcatgatggaacttttggagagagatgattctgcccagagtgtggtttacacattcccgcacctcaccatccaagagtttgtagccgcactcgcacaattcctgactccagatccagggcacatccggaaactcctcagtgaagcccacagcaagaaAAATGgacgatttgagatatttctccgttttgttgttggtctctcctcctcacggtcagctcggcccctggaggagtttctgggtccatttcttcatcaaacaatctgtggagtgattgactgggtgaaggagaaggttgttggagagattggaaacttatggaatgaaactgggaaacgagacctcctgaacacattccactacctgtttgagtctcagaatacaACACTGGCTCGGgccacagtgggatctgtggaaagacttacatttaatgaattgcgactgaccccgattgactgtgccgttctgtctcatgtcattggactgtgtgatacaataaaacacctcAATCTCCGCAGCTGctccattcagtgtgaaggactccagcggctgggacccgtactgcacaaatgccaggtgttgag actggtgagaaataaactgggagattcaggagtgaaactactgtctgcggctctgaggaacccggactgcaaaatacaggaactgga TTTATGTGATAACGATCTCACAGCTTCTTGTatcgaggatctcgtctccgctctcagtacaaaccggtcactgacggatctgaacctgggGAGAAATcatctgggagattcaggagtgaaactactgtctgcggctctgaggaacccggactgtaaaatacaggaactgca gttaagggataacgatctcacagattcttgtaccgaggatctctcctccgctctcagtgcaAACCGGTCACTGATGGGTCTGGACCtgagtaataataaactgggagattcaggagtgaaactactgtctgcggctctgaggaacccggactgtaaaatacagaaactgga gttatgcgcgaacgatctcacagattcttgtaccgatgatctctcctccgctctcagtacaaaccggtcactgacggttctgaacctgagttataataaactgggagattcaggagtgaaactactgtctgaggCTCTGCGGaatccggactgtaaaatacagaaactgga gttatgcgctaacgatctcacagattcttgtaccgaggatctcgtctccgctctcagtacaaaccggtcactgacggttctgaacctgagtcaaaataaactgggagattcaggagtgaaactactgtctgcggctctgaggaacccggactgtaaaatacaggaactgga tctgactgatgtcggtttcacagattcttgtaccgatctcgtctccgctctccaTGAAAACCAGTCACTGACGGATCTGTctctgggatcaaactccttcacagaccgatctgtccccactctccgctccctcatactgacccgcaggagtctggagcggatcgg gctgggggggaatcagttcagttcaaacggaaagaATCAGCTGAAGTCACTGCAGGGAACGAGAcccggactgagtgtgggagtgtga